One window from the genome of Phycisphaerae bacterium encodes:
- the obgE gene encoding GTPase ObgE gives MFIDRAEIYVKGGDGGAGCVAFRREKYVPRGGPDGGDGGRGGSVYLEADENLNTLMDLVGHHHWKAEPGRPGMGKNKTGRSGRDRIVRVPPGTLIYDKEADLLLKDLVEPGQRVCVARGGKGGRGNKAFATSTEQAPQEAEPGLPGQERVLRLELKLIADVGLVGMPNAGKSTLLSRVSAARPKIADYPFTTRHPVLGIAELRNHRRIVIADIPGLIEGAHEGSGLGDEFLRHIERTSVLIHLVDILPPAGDPFEHYEVIRGELSKYSPVLAAKPEIVAVNKMDLTDAGEALREFRERLGDERVFAISAVTGHGVPELLEHAYRVVQEYRESAPAAAEGEAGEP, from the coding sequence ATGTTCATCGACAGGGCGGAGATTTACGTCAAGGGCGGCGACGGCGGGGCCGGATGCGTGGCCTTCCGGCGGGAAAAGTACGTGCCGCGCGGCGGCCCGGACGGCGGTGACGGCGGCCGCGGCGGCAGCGTCTATCTCGAAGCCGATGAGAACCTCAACACGCTGATGGATCTGGTTGGGCACCATCACTGGAAGGCCGAACCCGGCCGGCCGGGCATGGGCAAGAACAAGACCGGTCGCAGCGGCCGGGACCGGATCGTCCGGGTGCCGCCGGGCACGCTGATCTACGACAAGGAGGCCGATCTGCTGCTCAAGGACCTGGTCGAGCCGGGCCAGCGGGTCTGCGTGGCCCGCGGCGGCAAGGGCGGACGCGGGAACAAGGCCTTTGCCACGTCGACCGAACAGGCCCCGCAGGAGGCTGAACCCGGTCTGCCGGGCCAGGAGCGGGTGCTTCGGTTGGAGTTGAAGCTGATCGCCGACGTGGGTCTGGTGGGCATGCCGAACGCGGGCAAATCGACGTTGCTCTCGCGGGTCTCAGCCGCCCGGCCGAAGATCGCCGACTACCCGTTCACCACGCGCCATCCGGTGCTGGGCATCGCCGAGCTGCGGAACCATCGGCGGATCGTGATCGCCGACATTCCCGGCCTGATCGAAGGGGCCCACGAGGGCTCCGGACTGGGCGATGAATTTTTGCGGCACATCGAGCGGACCTCGGTGCTGATCCATCTGGTGGACATCCTGCCGCCGGCGGGCGATCCATTCGAGCACTACGAGGTGATTCGCGGCGAGTTGAGCAAATACTCACCGGTGCTGGCCGCCAAGCCGGAGATTGTGGCGGTCAACAAGATGGACCTGACCGACGCGGGCGAGGCGCTGCGGGAGTTTCGCGAGCGGCTGGGAGACGAGCGGGTCTTCGCCATCTCAGCGGTGACCGGACACGGCGTGCCGGAGTTGCTGGAGCACGCGTACCGGGTGGTTCAGGAGTATCGCGAGTCGGCCCCGGCGGCTGCGGAAGGAGAGGCAGGAGAGCCATGA
- a CDS encoding type III pantothenate kinase, translating into MKIIAVDIGNTMTRLAVVEERKVLEKVALAADEIEQFGDELVRLMKLLEPQKVRPVVVCSVAPKTCATVEELVRRRTDSKPLVIGRDIPLPLRLDLSDASTVGADRVVAAAMAYERMETAVVVADFGTAVTIDCVNDEGVFLGGAILSGLRLSAYALSSYTAALPLVSDPSLPVTPWGRNTVEAISSGIILGAVGALREIVERYATELGRWPEVILTGGDATLIAEHNDFAKAVAPDLLLMGVDLAYELWAESQED; encoded by the coding sequence ATGAAGATCATTGCGGTCGATATCGGCAACACGATGACTCGCCTGGCGGTGGTCGAGGAGCGCAAGGTGCTGGAAAAGGTCGCTCTGGCCGCCGACGAGATCGAGCAGTTCGGCGACGAGCTGGTCCGGCTGATGAAGCTGTTGGAGCCGCAGAAGGTTCGGCCGGTGGTCGTCTGTTCGGTGGCGCCCAAGACGTGCGCCACGGTGGAAGAGCTGGTGCGGCGGCGGACAGACTCCAAGCCGCTGGTGATCGGCCGGGACATTCCGCTGCCGCTGCGGCTTGACCTGAGCGACGCGAGCACGGTCGGGGCTGATCGGGTGGTGGCGGCGGCGATGGCCTACGAGCGGATGGAGACGGCGGTGGTCGTGGCCGATTTCGGCACCGCGGTCACCATCGACTGCGTCAACGACGAAGGGGTGTTCCTGGGCGGCGCGATCCTTTCCGGGCTTCGTCTTTCGGCGTACGCCCTTTCGTCATACACGGCGGCGCTGCCGCTGGTGAGCGATCCGTCGCTTCCGGTCACGCCGTGGGGCCGCAACACCGTCGAGGCGATCTCGAGCGGGATCATTCTGGGCGCGGTCGGGGCGTTGCGGGAGATTGTCGAGCGGTACGCCACGGAGCTTGGGCGATGGCCGGAGGTCATTCTGACCGGCGGCGACGCCACGCTGATTGCTGAGCACAATGACTTTGCCAAGGCGGTGGCGCCGGATCTGCTGCTGATGGGGGTCGATCTGGCCTATGAGCTGTGGGCCGAGTCGCAAGAGGATTAG